The Prionailurus bengalensis isolate Pbe53 chromosome C2, Fcat_Pben_1.1_paternal_pri, whole genome shotgun sequence DNA segment tgagttcgagccccatgtcaggctctatgcagacagagcctgcttgggattctctctccctctctctctgcccctcgccttctctcatgctctctctctctctctctgtcaaaataagtaaataaacattttttaagtcaaatCATCAACTGTCTTTTTGGTTTGAAAGAAATGATTTCATCTTTAATGTCTACTCCATATCTTCACGTGATAAAATctagacatatattttttattgaaaatttttttacgtttatttatttttgagagacagagtgagacaaagtgagaatgagggagaggcagagagagagggagacacaggatcggaagcaggctccaggctctgagctgtcagcacagagcctgacgtggggctcgaacccacagaccgtgagatcatgagctgagtcgaaGTCgaactctcaactgactgagccacccaggtgcccctagacatatacttttaagaaaacaaacaattgtGGCCTTTTGTTCTGTATGGAGTGAGAAATTTCAATGTTTTTGTGCAGAATAATTATAAATTGTAAAGGATATTAAACATACTAcataattttagaaagaagatTACTCTAATAACTGTATCCtaaaatataagagaaagtgGACTGAAGTTCTCCAGTAGTAAGTTAGACGTTAGTGAATTAGATTTGGTGAGGCTTCCATTAACCCCGTTCTGCTGACATAGAAGAAATCAAGTctcaagtgttgaatcactacattgtacatctgaaactaatataacactgtgtgttaactacaatggaattaaaataaaattttaataataatgggAAAAAGAGACCAAGTCTCTAAATTAAATATCTAACACATTCCAATATTTATTAGTAGGCAAGCACAGCAGAGTCAGTCCTGTAAGTTTGGTGAAGTCCCAACATGCTCCTGCTTTGCGGTTGTTTGGTTGATAACACTCATTggaaaacaacaatgacaaaacaaaactcaaagccAATGCAAATATTCTGTTTCAGCATTCAGCCAAACATCCGGGCAGATGACAACCTTCGAATCAGCACCTCTGTCCCAGATTTTTACCCTCTCAGTCAAGGGCAATGTTACTGAAGGCACAGAGAGCTAAATTCTTACCCACAGGGTAACTGTATGTCTTGGCTTATTCTGTCTGGCTTAGCATCCAGTCTCATTTTTTCATGGTCTTAGAGTTTTTACTTATGAGTGATCATTGAATTAATATAAGTGAGATAGGTTTGAGAGGCCTCCACTTTACTTTGGTCATCCTTTCAGCTAGTGGGGTATAAGATGCATATATAGTGAACAGAGTCTTTGCTTTAACCAATGTTAAATCCGAAAGAAGACAAGCCTTTTCTTATCCTTCCGTTGTTCACCCTTTTTGAATAAAATCGGATTATTGCTTTTCTTTCGCAGACAGTGTGCAAAGGCATGGCTGAGAAACAATTACACTCCGATACAAATGGTAGGACAGCTCACCCATTCAAATCTTGGTGGagggtcatttgtttttctaacctGGTCGGGACTGCTTTGGCTCTCTTGATGGGGCATAACCTGCAATACGATACAACGTGTTACCAGTGGGTGGAGTTAGTGAGAAATTTGAGAATTACTGATTAGCTGTATATGAAATATGAGCATGCACTTGAGGCTGCCACACCACATATAAAGAATAATTTACATGCCCTTGCTGCTGTCATTTGACCGCATATTATATTAGTTAAATCTGCAACTATTAGTTTtgtttggaaacattttcttctttaaactttgCAAAATTTTATTCTTAGGAGCAATTACTCAAATGAAAAGTTCATATTCAATGAAGAAGGTAAATACAGAATTTCTGTTATTAAAGCAGGTTGACGGTGAATATATAATCTGAACCATAATTTGAAACTATTTACTATCCACTATGGAGGTCAGAATGGCACTGACCACATGAAAAGTTAAGAGACAATTTTGCTGAAGAAGCATCAGTAGCTACTTCAAAGTAAAGTAGCagttttttccaagtttatttatatttttatttaaataatctctgcacccaacatgggactcaaactcatgaccccgagatcaagagtcacatgctctttcaactgagccaaccaggggcccAAAGATAGTTTTTATGATAACGTGAGGAGAGAAAAATTTTCTAAAGGCCTGATATACAAGGGAAGCCATCTTAGACTTATTTCTAAGTCAGCCTGACTGTACATTAACTTTGTTCAAGCCAAAAGCCTGATTGATGGCCGCCATAATGCATTGTATACCTACTTTGTGAATGAGGAGCCTTAAGGAAAACCATCTTGTCCTTGAGATATCGATCATTGCTCCTACTTCCTGCATTCCTTCATTTTACAACTCATGATTTCTACCTATTTGTCAGTCTATAATATTTTTGAACTTTTCCAAGATTGTAAAAAAGTACATAACCCTGTAAAGACTGTTCATTCTCTGGAGCACTTTCTTTCCAGTGAAGATTGTGTTTTCTGGGCAGCTGTCCTAATTGGGGCTTGAGTAAGACTCTATTTTCATTCTATATTAGAGTTCTTGCTGGCAAATCTGCATCACCAAATGCTTCCAAAGATGATTATCATTAGCAGTTGCAAAAGATGTGTTAACATATCACTCGggtacatacatttttatttaggtCGAATAACTATGCTAATGATCTTCACGCATGTTAAACCCTAAGTTTTCTCgtgcatttgaaaagaacacACACGCAAAAGCAATAGCTGTTGATGTGCTCTTCCATTAGAGTTGTGTTTGTTTTactcttgttcatttgtttcatatcaatttaattattagatcAGCCGAAGAACCTGAAGAGTGAGAGTAAAATGTTCTCCCAACACCATGTGAAGAATCCAAGGATGTAAAGCTATCGAAGGTTCATGATGCTTTATTTGACAATGTTAATGTGAAGCCATTTAAATAGTTCaaccgtggggcgcctgggtgtctcggtcggttaagcgtccaacttcagctcaggtcacgatctcgcggtctgtgagttcgagccccgcgtcgggctctgggctgatgcctcagagcctggagcctgcttccgattctgtgtctccttctctctctgactctcccccgttcatgctctgtctctctctgtctcaaaaataaataaacttaaaaaaaaattaaaaaaatagttcaacCCTGAAGCTAAAATCATTGGTTGTTGccttagtaataataaaaaatacaaatatggtGAAGGGCAACATCATGGCAAAGATGAGTAAGATTCCTGTGGAGAAGAAATAGTTGTAAGTACTGTAAACAAATGACTCCTAATTGTATCCAAAAAAGCTTCAGTGTCCTGCTAATCAAACTGGAAGCAGTagtttaaaagctttaaaagcaGTCACATATGTACCCACAGCAGGTTAGTTCGGCAATCAATGCTTTTCCTCACCTCATCTGTAACCTCTGTTGTATTATTAATTATCTTTGTGCTTTTGTGTTGCTGGTTTTAAGGTTATTAGTACGTTATTTTTACATGACAAAGCACAcacaaagaattttcttttgtttcttgcttGGGTTAAGTACTCTGCCATACTGgattctaaatcttttttttttttcctacacctATGCTATTTCTGCATCTATAATCCTAGTTTACTCTACTCAAGGACTTTCCCGTGATTTTTCTCAGATTGCCTCCTTCAACCTGACTCACCAAGATGGGAATAGAGTTTACAGTATCTGGGAGATGTCACAAGAGTTTggtgatcttatttttttttaatttcagagagaagTTTCTAGGGGGTGACAGGATTTGTGTTGGGGAATTCGAAGGGAAGATAAGAAATCTGTCAAGTTGCATAAGAATTATCTTCctcttcttgtttattttatctttttaattttcaacaaGAAGCTAATTATCTCCAGTTTTTAGCTCCTGGTATTGAACTTGAATATACCAAGTGAGATGTaagggagcttttttttttttttttttttgttcttttttaactatttaactgTTCATAGCGTTGGGTATTGAGGAAGGGAACATCATGATGTGACACTAATAATGGTAATTAAACTGAATTGTCATAGCACTCAGGATTTCTAGCGATATCTTCCTGAGAGGAAATCAAATATTTCTCTCTCAGTGTATTATTAGGTATTATAgttaatacacatatttttaaaagaaattagctCATCCTTCCTACAGGTTCTTCTTCTAAactctaaatttattttcagttttactctTTATTATGCATATCGCTCATGAGGCTAATGAAACAAAATGCCATAGGAGTTGGAGGCTATTCATATAAAACAATTTCTGTAGCACAAGAGGTACTGAGGTACTCTGGTGAAATAAGGggttgcatattaaaaaaatcagaaaagaacaataaaagagCTTCAGGAGATCAAATTCTGCTAGATCTTTGATTTATACACTTCGGCAAGCTTCTAATCCTTTGGAGTTTTTATTCCCTTATCTCTGGAAAGGTCTATAAGACAATGTTTATCTTTCTCACAGGGATGTTTGAACATTAAATGGAAGTGGTATATCTGATACCTCTCGTGTCCTCCATTATATCCTCATTCTCTCGCTCGGATCCGGGCACAGATATGGTGAACAATTTCATGCAGACTTCAACCCTCTTTGCCCAGACAGTTCCTCCCCTGCCAAACACAGCATATCTTTCGTTCTTGACCTGGGCTTCTCTGAGATTACAGCCAGGAAAACAAATGGAGCTCACGGTGAATCCTTCTTTGCACAATGAATAAAGTTCTAGGAAGTTAACATACATCTGGGACAATCTCGAACCAATGGTAGAGATGGGAGCTATTGAATAAATGCTTCCACCTATCGATCAGATCCCAGCATAGACAATTCCAAGAGTCATTGTACACATTTCTGAAAAGCCCCAGGAAGATTGGGTCCCCACTGCCCACTGTAATAACAACTGAAAATATGTCCCTTAATGAGATTTTCCTCTCTGATTCTTTCACCTTCCATGATCTCCCAAACCTGCTCCCTGTGATCTTGTGCCAAGTAAACCACCTGCACCCAGGTTTCTGACTTCAGcctattttggggagacagagattGAAGTTAAGCCTCATAAACATAAATGCTTGTTCAACATTGCTTGGGTATGTTTCTCTTTGCCTGATTCAGGTTGAACCTTGGAGAAGCATTAGGAGGTTATCCACACTTCCTTAACCCAGTTACTACCCATCTAAGATCACTGTGAATCTTACACATGTTTATAGCCAAGGCTCGGGAACACTTCCCCTGTGGCAGGCAGAGACCCTGGCACTTATGCTAACCAACAGAGAGCATACATAGCACCTGACCTgggagctcattttttttttttctgctgaaaatCCACACTCAGATTCTAGACTTTGAGGTATGTGTCTGACGATGTGTAGCCTCACCTTATAAATTACATCGTATTCTTGTTGTCTGCATTTCTAGTGTATGTACCAAtttctttgtgttcctttttcAGCAAAAACGCATGTCCTTTATTCTTAGGCAAATGTCACTGACAGTGAGACATGTACAATATAGACCTCCAGGAAATGACTACCCCCAACAGGAAACATATCCAATGTCAACAGAAATGTGCTCAAATCTATCATGTGGTAAGTTCACAAACTTGGTTTCAGAGTCATATTGATATTCATCTAAATCTCCCAAATCcataaaatacaaacaactacaagcaaataataataataaaaagaagatgaaCAATATATTTGAGTGCCGGATTACATACATTTATtagattaaaattttcattttcaattgcaTTTCAATGAAGCATGTATTCAATCAATAGTACAGAATTTAGAACTTAATTTGAGAATACCCATTAAGTTCAGAGTCAGCCAGAAGTCGATGATGCAAGAAACTGATGATTTAGGAATAAAAGATTAGTAGTAATTGGTGGAAATGAAAATGGTGGCTGTGCCAAGTAGAGACTTTGACATCAATCCTCAAAAGCATCTGGACCCTCAACAAGTTGATGTATAGAAGCCAGATTCACAGGTTGGCCTGTAACAGCTCCTCGAGGTAAAGTAGTTAGGGCGGCAGAATCTGGATCCATAGGCCAGCAGAGGGAAGCAATGGACTCTATAACCCAGGGGTCTGAAGCCCTGGGATCCATAGCTCAGTGAGTAGCAGCTTCTGGACCCAAAGCCCACAGACCCAGGGTAAGCAGTCCAGCAGGGGCTGCAGAACGTGGAGGTCCTTGGGAGGGAGCAGGACGTCTGGCAGGGGCTGGACAGCACACAGGACGTCCGGCAGCTGGTGGGCTCACAGCAGGTCTCCTGACAGCCGCTGTAGAGGGAGGAGCCCAGCTGGCAGGTGCTGGGAGAGCA contains these protein-coding regions:
- the LOC122492316 gene encoding keratin-associated protein 13-1-like; this translates as MSYSCCSGNFSSRSLGGYLRYPSSSCGSSSPSNLVYRTDLCSPSTCQLGSSLYSGCQETCCEPTSCRTSCVLSSPCQTSCSLPRTSTFCSPCWTAYPGSVGFGSRSCYSLSYGSQGFRPLGYRVHCFPLLAYGSRFCRPNYFTSRSCYRPTCESGFYTSTC